In a single window of the Bacteroidales bacterium genome:
- a CDS encoding Dabb family protein, with translation SYMVFFEDKESHDIYQEHPIHQEFIDEYQHLWKKVQVYDAVMK, from the coding sequence TTCTTATATGGTGTTTTTTGAGGATAAGGAAAGCCATGACATCTACCAGGAACATCCCATTCATCAGGAATTCATTGATGAATACCAGCACCTCTGGAAGAAAGTGCAAGTATATGATGCTGTAATGAAATAA